The genomic window acagCTCATAAACTAAAGCCATTTTTTGGTGCAAGAGTGTGTTTCTTTGGTTTtcctgaagaagaaaagaagcataTGTGTGAAGTGTTACAACAACAAGGTGGCGAGCCAACAGAAATTGACGACCCTAATTGTACTCACGTAGTAAGTTTatggaataaattttatgattattttataagtttcTAATATACTTAGAAAGATaggaattaattaaacaaaagcTATGCTAAATAAGAGTGCAATAACAAAAGCCAATCATTTAAAATCATatgtttcattaaatatatcagaaatcatatatataatcaatttattaaataaactatACTAATGAATGacttacaatattattacataaaaaatacacTATATCCTATAGGTAACAGAATTAGGCAGTCAGCAAAACAAGAAATCCAACACTGAAAATAATGGATTactatataaaacaaattcatCTAATGTCACTTCTTCATATCCAACAGAATTTAGtccattttcctttattttttataatccatATATTAATGCTATCCCTAACATCATGCCAATTGACTCTGCATATTACATACTAAATAACAAGAATATTATTCAATCTGAAAGTAAACATTATAACAAATGGGTACCTTCATCTAATCTTTCTTctacacataaatattttaatatgaaagaaaactatatttcagaaaatattaatcaagaTTCAGATATTTATATGGATGATAATTTTTCTGATACTCAAACTTTATCTTCTCAATCTGACACTATCTCTTCTGAGTCTTTTTCATCAATGCAAACTGATTCAGGTATTGATATGTCTGTGTCTAGTAAAGATGGACTGGAGATAACTACAAGTTCACATACCTTTCAAAAGATACGTTCTTTTAGTTTGCcagtaatatataaagtagCATGCGATCCCAATATGCAGGATGTCATTTCTAAAACAGAATTGTCTACAAACCAAAatgtgataaaagaaaattttaaaaatttggaGAACAAATCAGTATGCTTCAGATCTTCTACATTaaacaagaataaaacaaagttaCTTGTATGTGTACCTGAAGTTATCGAAGAAGTAGAACCTTATCAATCAGCTCAATTTGATCATTctacaattttaaataaaaaggtaaaaaaaagacGATACAGAAACTGGACAAAATCTAAGTCTTGCAATACAATTTATAAAGGGGCATCTTCAAATAGATcacattttagaaaaatttgttcttaTCCTAATCTTTTTAGGCAACATGATTCTGATCTTAGtgattctcttttatatgATTCACCTAttcctaagaaaaaaaataaaaaatgtttttattcgCCAAAAAAAAGTCCaacaatattttcgaaatttcgtGATTTAAACTTTTCTccaatgttaaaaaaatatgtgttaAATAATTCAACTATAGAACAGAGTCAACCTAGACAGAAGTATACACCATTACCTAGCTCTCCTATTATTCCCACAAAAATAGCAAAACTATCACAGTCTAAACATATACCAACAAGTGACTTTGAACAACAAGGAAAACTTTCAAACTGTCCTTTCAAGTCTTCTGTACTGAAAGAtgcaaaaacgaagaaacaggAGGACGAATCATTACTTGTGgtacttttgtttttattacagAGTATTACAAGTCATTTAACTTGTGTAGATTGTAGAAGTCATGGGTGAAATGGTTAACCGTTGTAAGTTTATGTTAATCgagtattcatatataaacatttaaacTCTCTAGTTAATATCACATAAtattaagtaaatataatagtttttttATGTAGAAGATATAGGTAGTTTCTAATACATATCTCTGTCTTATTATAAACAACTTATCtataatctattatatatatatatatatatatatatatatatatatatatatatattatttatataatatgtatcttCCATATggaatattatacaattattagtCTTCTAAGTGAAATGtctgatatttaaaaatacaaaattatatatatattataacactAATGAGTAATTTGTTTTGTCTGTGTATGTCTAAAGCATgtaaattaacaataatataaattcatatataagaattatatgttatatatcttAGATTAGATATATGTTaacatataaatgaaaatattaattattataatttgttatagGTTGTGGATGAATCAAATGTAAATACACTGCCTGACTTAGCGTCTGTAAAAGCACACGTTGTAAAAGCAGAATGGTTTTGGACATCTGTTCAGGATGAAGGAGCAGCTGACGAAAAAGACTATTTATTTGAGAATGTAAGTAAAACTGGATCAGTATACagcttttgtttttaatagtttattttacatttagtATCTAGAATCAGTACTATCACCAACTGCATCAGTTAGACGAGATAGTCAGCAGACAGCTACACCAAGTACAGCATCTACAAGACGAAAACGTAAACGTCTTGCCGAAACTCTATCTAGTTTGGTTCAAAATGGAACAGACTCGCCAGCTGTGCACAAAAGACGATCTAGCGTCAGTGATGCTGGGCATCTAAGTGTGAGTGGTAGTTTTCTTGATTGCACAGCGAGTCCTGATAAACAATTACTCGATGGTgagtaatttataattttattgagtTAATcatattctaattaaataattaataatttactaatatttcttatttttaaattattatgaaatttaaatttcaaatttaactATATATTCGCATGcattataatttgataattaaacaaGTTGTTTCTTCCCTTTACTTATGGTTCATTTAActtatataatcaaattaatgacttttcatattttcatgtCACAATATTTGTCTACATTACTAATATTATCAAAACTTGGAaattggaataaaataaataacattgtaACGTGTTATATGTaacaatactttttaatttcattacgaCATGAACCATGTGAGAGGGGAAGACTTCAATGaattactttattaataaCTGACAGATATTCCAGAGGTAGAAGCTGTTAATGCAGAGAGTACTAGGAAAAATCGATCCCCACGTCACCAAGTTTTTCTTGAACTAGTGCAGACAGAATCTAATTACGTTGGTATTTTGAGTACAATTATGACGGTGAGCAAATAAtctataacatttaattatgaCAATGAatcatattacatatttatataaaaagttttctttatataGCTATTTAAGTCACCATTGGAGGATCTTATAGAAAGTAGTGGTGAATTAGTGAATAGTACagaagtaaaaattatttttggtaATTTTCCACCAATTTATGAAGTACATAAGAAAATGTTAGAAGAGTTACGTTATAGCGCTACTTATTGGACAGAAGATGTTAGTATAGGTAATATATTTCTGAAGTTTGCACCTGACCTAGTCAAGGCATATCCTCCGTACGtcaatttcttcgaaaatacAAAGGAAATGCTAGACCAATGTGATCAAAACAAGCCACGTTTTCATGCTTTTTTGAAGATCTGCCAGACTAAACCTGAATGTGGCAGGCAAAGTTTGAAAGAGCTCTTAATAAAGCCAGTACAGAGGTTACCCAgtattagtttattattaaatggtgagcaaaacaaataaaaatataatagaatgtgtatgtaatgtattgattataatatataccaaGTGATTCatatgttttttaaaaataaatttcatagatATCCTTAAGCACACAAGTAAAAGTAATCCGGATTATAGCGCGTTGGAGTTATCAATTAGCAGTATTAAAGAAGTTATGACTTATATCAACGAGGATAAACGAAAAACAGAAGGCCAATTGGCAATGTTTGATATCTTTAATGAAATTGACAATTGCCCACCACATTTAGTATCCTCGCATAGATCTTTTATTGGAAAATGCGACGTAATGGAACTCAGTGAAGGTCTAAGTGGTCGTGGCGATCATTTggttctatttctttttacggaTATTctagaaatttgtaaaaaaagatcaaaagcTTTCAACTCGTTAAAGAGTCCCAATACTGCAAATGGATTACATTCTGCAAAATTAAGCCAAGGAAagccatataaacatataaaaatgttatctcTTAGTACTATTAGAAAGGTTGTGGATATTCGAGAAACTGAAGGTaggtataaaattattttcaacagtatatatatttactatagtaatagtagtaaataTGTAACTTAATATTATTGATCTCTGACAGAATGTCAGAAAGTATTTGCACTTATGGTAAGAAGT from Vespula vulgaris chromosome 13, iyVesVulg1.1, whole genome shotgun sequence includes these protein-coding regions:
- the LOC127068636 gene encoding protein ECT2 isoform X4 encodes the protein MEEQSVHSSISDINSEEAVRSETLVIPRKKRICLVGTAGDDPALGAAAQQFSVPVLKSETGVEYIEDTAYCTYFILKEFEGPEYDALHKSAHRILGPTALLQLAEKKDSLPSIKRPMYTQAMVGSVVVFTGFRKKDELTRLINMIHNMGGSIRKEMGTKVTHLIANCCGGDKYRYAVIFRVPIMSMSWVTTLWSTRDDVSSYGNNEELITAHKLKPFFGARVCFFGFPEEEKKHMCEVLQQQGGEPTEIDDPNCTHVVTELGSQQNKKSNTENNGLLYKTNSSNVTSSYPTEFSPFSFIFYNPYINAIPNIMPIDSAYYILNNKNIIQSESKHYNKWVPSSNLSSTHKYFNMKENYISENINQDSDIYMDDNFSDTQTLSSQSDTISSESFSSMQTDSGIDMSVSSKDGLEITTSSHTFQKIRSFSLPVIYKVACDPNMQDVISKTELSTNQNVIKENFKNLENKSVCFRSSTLNKNKTKLLVCVPEVIEEVEPYQSAQFDHSTILNKKVKKRRYRNWTKSKSCNTIYKGASSNRSHFRKICSYPNLFRQHDSDLSDSLLYDSPIPKKKNKKCFYSPKKSPTIFSKFRDLNFSPMLKKYVLNNSTIEQSQPRQKYTPLPSSPIIPTKIAKLSQSKHIPTSDFEQQGKLSNCPFKSSVLKDAKTKKQEDESLLVVVDESNVNTLPDLASVKAHVVKAEWFWTSVQDEGAADEKDYLFENYLESVLSPTASVRRDSQQTATPSTASTRRKRKRLAETLSSLVQNGTDSPAVHKRRSSVSDAGHLSVSGSFLDCTASPDKQLLDDIPEVEAVNAESTRKNRSPRHQVFLELVQTESNYVGILSTIMTLFKSPLEDLIESSGELVNSTEVKIIFGNFPPIYEVHKKMLEELRYSATYWTEDVSIGNIFLKFAPDLVKAYPPYVNFFENTKEMLDQCDQNKPRFHAFLKICQTKPECGRQSLKELLIKPVQRLPSISLLLNDILKHTSKSNPDYSALELSISSIKEVMTYINEDKRKTEGQLAMFDIFNEIDNCPPHLVSSHRSFIGKCDVMELSEGLSGRGDHLVLFLFTDILEICKKRSKAFNSLKSPNTANGLHSAKLSQGKPYKHIKMLSLSTIRKVVDIRETEECQKVFALMVRSNQELKEKLFSFTIIDEDVNKTNYLRTLCRQMANTVCKADADTFLISLDSHQLEIDTSDVALGTLSKAFKSLFHNFYLEYMDPFASRTRRKVGRAFSFNKTPSKLKRAMSTMMSPFGSTNSLTPASQQLAQMRLASCNNINELGNGGSDSPTRDDVLVAPMSVQPTRKAKCSSLSMASLRRNCSEVVVQDKSDI
- the LOC127068636 gene encoding protein ECT2 isoform X10 produces the protein MEEQSVHSSISDINSEEAVRSETLVIPRKKRICLVGTAGDDPALGAAAQQFSVPVLKSETGVEYIEDTAYCTYFILKEFEGPEYDALHKSAHRILGPTALLQLAEKKDSLPSIKRPMYTQAMVGSVVVFTGFRKKDELTRLINMIHNMGGSIRKEMGTKVTHLIANCCGGDKYRYAVIFRVPIMSMSWVTTLWSTRDDVSSYGNNEELITAHKLKPFFGARVCFFGFPEEEKKHMCEVLQQQGGEPTEIDDPNCTHVVVDESNVNTLPDLASVKAHVVKAEWFWTSVQDEGAADEKDYLFENYLESVLSPTASVRRDSQQTATPSTASTRRKRKRLAETLSSLVQNGTDSPAVHKRRSSVSDAGHLSVSGSFLDCTASPDKQLLDDIPEVEAVNAESTRKNRSPRHQVFLELVQTESNYVGILSTIMTLFKSPLEDLIESSGELVNSTEVKIIFGNFPPIYEVHKKMLEELRYSATYWTEDVSIGNIFLKFAPDLVKAYPPYVNFFENTKEMLDQCDQNKPRFHAFLKICQTKPECGRQSLKELLIKPVQRLPSISLLLNDILKHTSKSNPDYSALELSISSIKEVMTYINEDKRKTEGQLAMFDIFNEIDNCPPHLVSSHRSFIGKCDVMELSEGLSGRGDHLVLFLFTDILEICKKRSKAFNSLKSPNTANGLHSAKLSQGKPYKHIKMLSLSTIRKVVDIRETEECQKVFALMVRSNQELKEKLFSFTIIDEDVNKTNYLRTLCRQMANTVCKADADTFLISLDSHQLEIDTSDVALGTLSKAFKSLFHNFYLEYMDPYVFLLNSMCETTLHVPLPFASRTRRKVGRAFSFNKTPSKLKRAMSTMMSPFGSTNSLTPASQQLAQMRLASCNNINELGNGGSDSPTRDDVLVAPMSVQPTRKAKCSSLSMASLRRNCSEVVVQDKSDI